Within the Paenibacillus sp. AN1007 genome, the region AACGCAAGTTGGCGTAGAGGAGCCGCTGCATTCGTTTATTTTGAAGCGTTTATCTGGGCCTGCGCACCATTTTGTGAACACGCCATAGTTCCAAATATACAAGAAGCCTGACGGGAGAGGGATGGAACAAGTGGAATTAGAACCGCTGTATAAGGTGAAGGTGACATGTCATTATTGCGAGACTGAATTTGAAACCTCACGTGTAAGACCAAGCTTGAAACGGCCTTACCGGACAGATTCTGATTTTTGTGCATATTACAAACATGAGAATCCTGATTTTTATGTTGTTCGGATCTGTCCCTCGTGTGGATTCGCCTCAACCGAGAATTCAACGGTTAATCTGAATGAGATGCAGCGCAAAGCGTTTATCGAACAGATTGGGAACCGCTGGGTGAAACGGGATTATAGCGGCGCAAGAAACCTGGAGCAGGCACTTGCTGCATACAAGTTGGGTTTGCTGTGTGCCCAGGTGATTCAGGAGAAAGAGCGTGTTGTTGCTGGCCTGCTGCATCACATTGCCTGGCTGTACCGGTATATGGAGGATCATGCGCAGGAACGGCGTTTTCTTGAGTTCAGCCTGGAGGCATATGTCAAGGTGTTTGAACGAGAGGGCACAGGCGGCAATGAAGCAAAATTGCTGTATCTGCTCGGAGAGCTGAATCGCAGAGTAGGAAAGTTCCATGAAGCAGTTCAGTGGTTTGGCAGAGTCATTCATGACAAGCGAATTACAGATGCAGCGATGATCCGTGCTTCCAGAGAACAATGGGCTTTACTGCGCGAACAGATGATATCCGGCAAAATGGAACTGCCGCAGGAAATGCTGGAAGCGGACAAAGAGGCTGCGAAGCGCAGCCCCCTTTAAGATGATTTCAAGGCATATTATCGGACTGGACGACTGGACAACAGATAATCATTATCCGTGTCTACCACAGTCATGCTGCTGTTACAGCAGGGGAACACAAGCAGTTTCTTTTTTCCTTCACGAATACGAATGAGTTCCTTAGGTTTCAGGGGCAGCAGTACATTGCCTGCATCGCAGAACGGGCACTGCTGTACATAAATATCCCCCATAATGACATCATAGGGCCAGCTGTTCTCAAAAGGGATCATTCAGATGTGCCTTCTTTGTCAGAAGCTTTGGCGGCTTCTTCTTTGGCCAGTTCTGCAATCTTCTGCATGAGAATATGTTGAGGCATATGCATCAGGTGTTCCAGAGGCACACCCAGAGATGCTGCTAGTTTGACGGCTGTTTCAGCCGATACTTGTAAAGGTTTCATAACGTTTACCTCCTGAAAAGTTGCTGCATTATTTCTTATTTCTCTAGTATAGAGATACGATACGTATAAAACCAGTTTTTAATTCAAATCCCATATTGAATTTACTGAAAGAGGTGCCTTATTCGATGAAAATGCCATTACATCCTGTTTGGGATCTGGAGTCCATCTTTAGTGGAGGTTCTTCTTCTGAAACATTTGCCGCGTACTTAACCGAATTGGAAAAGGATGTCCGAAAGCTGCAGGAAACGCTGAATCAGACGGCTGCTCCAGCGACACTGGAAGATACAGCAGCGTTTGATCCTGTTCTTCAACTGCTGCAGAGCTGTTATATGCGAATCTCTGAAGGGTCTGCGTTTGTATCCTGCCTGTCGGCGCAGAATCAGCAGGACAAAAAAGCCGCTCAGCTTCAAGGCACGATCAGTTCCATCGCAGCCATGCTGAACAGCAGCAAGTCCAAATTCGATAATACACTTAGCGAAACCCCGGATGATGTGTGGGAGCAGTGGCTGGCACGGCCTGATATGAAGCCGCTGGCCTTTGTATTGAACGAGAGTCGTACACAAGCAAAAGAAAAGCTGTCACCGGAATTGGAAGGATTTGCTTTGGATCTCGCTGTAGATGGTTATCATGG harbors:
- a CDS encoding DUF2225 domain-containing protein, encoding MEQVELEPLYKVKVTCHYCETEFETSRVRPSLKRPYRTDSDFCAYYKHENPDFYVVRICPSCGFASTENSTVNLNEMQRKAFIEQIGNRWVKRDYSGARNLEQALAAYKLGLLCAQVIQEKERVVAGLLHHIAWLYRYMEDHAQERRFLEFSLEAYVKVFEREGTGGNEAKLLYLLGELNRRVGKFHEAVQWFGRVIHDKRITDAAMIRASREQWALLREQMISGKMELPQEMLEADKEAAKRSPL
- a CDS encoding YycC family protein → MKPLQVSAETAVKLAASLGVPLEHLMHMPQHILMQKIAELAKEEAAKASDKEGTSE